A segment of the Helicobacter fennelliae genome:
CAGCCAATTATTTCCAATCAGCAATTACACACAATGCTTGCACCGAGTTTTGAATATCATAAGAAGAAGTGGATTGCTCTATCGCATAAGCTTGATTGTGCTTTGGATAAGCATGTGGGAAATGGTGATGGTGCAACAGAGATTGAGAATGATATTTGGGCAGAGAAGGAGTCTATATGTGCTATGAATAGGTGTTATTCTACTCTTATGCAGAATCCTTCCATACCTGCTTTGTATTCACTCTCATTTGAGGCTAAAAACTTGAACGATGCAAAGCAGTGTATCAAAGATATAGTATTCAACATAGACAACAATAGCTCTCTTAAGACATTTAAATCTCAGATTCAGCAATTTTATCTCAATTCTAAACCATTGGCTACAAAATCACAAAACATAGATTGGCGTTTGGTAGAATTGGATTTTGCAAGTAAGGGATTATTAACATACAACATCGAAGACATCGAAGACAGACCCATTGTGCAGACTTCTACAAAAGCAAAATTTATTCTTGTATTCTTTTCAAGCCTGATTCTCGCTTCTATTCTGGTGCTTACAAGGGAGTTTCTTGCTCAAAATTGGTATAGGATTGTCTCAAAAGAGAATTAAAATTTAGGAGTGAAAAATTTTGGCAAAAAAAAGTTTAAATAAAGGTTTTAAGCTTATGTCGCAAAATAAGAGTTTTACCCCCCCCCCCACAATTATCACTGCTTTTTACAAGCTTGACTTAGCTACACAAAGCACGAAGTCTTACAAAGCAAAACGCACGACACAAACCTACCTTGAATACTTTAGCTTTTTATCAAAATTGCAAAATAACTTCATCATTTACACAAATGAAGATATAGGTTTAGAAATTTATGCAATGCGTTCTTTATGCGGATTAGAATCTAAAATGATAATCATTCATAAAGATTTAGAATCTTTTGATACAAATGCCCTAGATTCTATCCGCAAGGTTTTTAAAGAGTATAATCAAGCCGCAGATAGATTTGACCCTGAGCATCCGCCTCACACAAGCCCGGAATATAACTATCTTATGTATTGCAAGTCCTTTTTTGTATGTGATGCGTTGGATAATCCACTCACAAAGCCCTATTAAATGAGCAGATTCTGTGGCTTGATTTTGGCTATAACTTTAATGGCGCTATGTTTGCAGATTCTAATGAGTTTGATTTTACTCTCACCCCACAAACCCCACTCATAGATTCTAAGTTCCCCACTATCTTTCTTAGTATTTTTTAGACAACTTACTTTTTATACTTTACCCTTACACAAAATATTTATTTTTCAAACCTTACAAGATTATTACATTTTGTTACATCAATTTTACTTTTTCTTATCATTTGCCCTGTTTTAAGGCAAATGGGGGGCATTTTTCTCTATTTGCTTATTGTTTGTGGTATAAAAATATATAAATTTCACAATAGCTTTCAAAGACCTGTAATAAGCGAACTTGTAGCTTATACGAAAGATAATATTACAGATAATGATATTTTGTTGGTGCATAATTCAGTTACTAGTATATTTTTGTATTATAAATTCCGCCTTAATCTCAACCACCAAGAGCAAATCTCAAGCGGAGAATGGGCAAGCTCACCAGAATCTGATATAAAAAAGATTCTCGATGATGTAAAAAACAAACAAGAAAATGTGCGATTATTTGTGATTCTTGAGAATTCAAATCCAAGTGATACGTTTATAGAAAATCTCACTTCTGTGCAGAAAAAACAAGCAGGGCATTATACATTACTTGTTATTGATACAAAGGCTCATTGATTTTTAAGTCTTTGATTCTAGATTTTAGAATCTGTTTTTAGATTCTAGATTGCCACGCAAAATTTTCAATTTTGCTCGCAATGACAAGCCTACACTCCCGTCATTGCGAGGACAATAGGACGAAGCAATCTAGCAAAAATAGATTGCCACGACTTCCTAGCGGAAGCCTCGCAATGACGATTTTTTCTGGATTCTTCGTTCGTTTCACTCGCTCAAGTAATGACGAGATTCTATGTCAAACACAAACGAGCGTGTAAGAAATCCTCTATTTTTAGCTTATTTTTGTAGTTTTGAAAGCTTTGGCGTAAGATAAAACCAAGTGAGTCGCTACTTTTCGTGCGTCGCCAAAATAACACAAGATAAGCCAAACAAAGCAATCTGCAAAAAGAAGCAAAAAGAGAGGAGTTAGATCACATGGAAAATAGAATCTAGATTCTACTTAATCATTCTCACCAAATTTGCATTAAGATAAATACTCCCCACACAATGCCTACAAATATAATGCTTAGCATTTGCGCGGCACTTCCCATATCTTTGGCTTTTTTGGCGAGCGGGTGAGATTCTAGGCTTGTGTGGTCGATTGCGTTTTCGATGGCTGTATTAAAAAGTTCGACAATCACGCACAAAAACCCCGGCAGTGCTAAGAGGATTTTTTGGCTAAAATCTTGCCCAAAGTAAAATCCCCCCACAAAACAGCACAAAGCTATCAAGCAAACTTGGCGAAATCCTGCTTCATCTCTAAAGGCTGCGATAAGTCCATCTTTGGAGTAAAAAAACGCATTCCATAAGCGCGCTAAGCCTTTTTTGCCTTTTTTGTCATTTCTTAGATTGTTTGTATTGTGTGTCTTATTCATTGCGCGGCTCTTGGCTCATTATGAGGCTCTTTAGGCTCTTTGTGGAGCTCTTTGTATTGCAGAGATAGATTTGAGAGGTTGTATTTTTCTAGCATAGATTCTAGCTCAAGCAGAGAGATAAATTGCCCTGAAGTGTTTGAGAGGGTGTATTCTATTCCATTATTTTGCGCATTAAGCATATTGGCGATGCCATCGATGGATTGGAGTATTTCTTGCTTGAATGGAAATGCACTACGATTAAAAGATATACCAAGCATATACAAAGCGATATTTTTTGAAAACTCTATACTTTTGGCATACAAATCAGGCGTGAAATTTGTATCTTGAGATTTGATTTGCTCAAAAATGCTCTCTTTTAGATTCTGCGGTGTGAGCGTGAGTCGCGCAGAATCAAACTGCAATTTGAAGTTGTTTTTAAATTCTTGTGGATTTTGCATATAGAGCTCATAGCTTTCAAGTATGACATCTTTGAGTTGCTTGAGGTTTGTATTGAGATTTTGTGCAGTGCGGGCTTGGAGGAGGTATTGTATATGTGGTGCGGTGAAATTACACTGCGTGATATTGTGGATTATTTGATTAGCAAATTCATTATTAATCGTGCATTTAAAGGCGTTTGGTGTGATGAGGGTTGAGGGATTGAGATTTGGCGACATAGAGATAAGAAACATATTAAGTAAAGTGTTTATGTTTGTAGTTTTTTGGCTGTTTTGATTATTAAATAGTGCGAGTTTGGACTGAAAAGAAAAATCAAGTTTATTGCTGCTATGAAGATTTTGTATATTCATCTCAAAATCTTGAAGCTCGATATAATGAGAAAAGGTGATTTGCGGGCTTTGGCAAGTGATGCTTGTAAATCCGCTACAAGAAAATGGCGCGATCTTTAGATTAGGTATAGAGTGTTGTAACTCTTGTGCGTATGAATCAAGCGTGGTTTGGATATTTTTTTTGAGTAAATAGCTTCCAAAAAACAAAACCCCACATAAAACCACAATGATGATTCCGCCAAGTATCAAGCCAAAAATAGTTATTTTTTTTGTCATTTTTTGTCCTTGAGATTCCAGATTTTAGGGCATATTATAATTTATTTTTGCATGGTTTTAGTCATTTTTTTGGTAAAGCGTTTTAAGAATAGTGCTGTTTTTTGTCTGCCTAATGTAGAGGATATTGTTTTGGTTTTGGCACATCATATAGGCTTGTTTGTGCTTAGATTCTGCTTTGGATTTTATTTTGGATTCTGCTTTAGATTCTAGGGTAGGGGCGCAGTCATGAAACTTTATCGTGGCTAATGGCGTATTATCCGCAAAAAATATAATCTCTTCTTGCGCGCTAAATGTGCTTGGGATTTTGGCAAGTAGGATTTTGTGAGGAAGCACGCTAGCTATACGCAAATCCGCATGCGTTGTCGCCATTGTGTAAATGCTACCAACAAGCGAGGCTAAAAGCCCTGCGGATTGATTGACTTGTTCAAATCCTTTTGCAAGCCCGACTTGCCCTGCAAGCTTGATTGATGCAGATACGATAGATCGTGTGGTGATCGCTCGAAGTTGTTTTTCAAATTCTGTGCTGATGATTGTATCGGTATTTGTGATCTCTTCAAAGATTATAAAATCCGCGTTGATTATATCTTTTTGGCTGATTTGTAGTGCATAATGTTGATAAAAACTAAGTCCATTATGTATCTGCGGAAGTGCGATACCAAAGTGATAAAGCCCGCTTGTAGTCCAGATTGGCAAATTAAACTCAAGCTCTGTTTTGTGGGCTTGTTTGCCCTCTTCAAGCAGAATCCAAGTGTAATATTGTGTTTGTTGTGCTTGCGGGCTAGAGGTGAAATGCACTATATCATCACCGATAGTTTTTGAATGCGTGATACCATAAGCTTCTTTGAGGTATTCAACCCCCTTAGAATCCTGCTGAAGCGCAAAAAATAATCCTGCCATATAAGAAACAGCAGGATTGATAAAAGTATCAAAAGCTTTGAAATTATCAAGATTTGTGTATTTGGCTTTGAGGATAGATTCTGTCTCAAGTTGCGATTTGTCTTGTTTGATGTTTTTTGTCGCATCGCTTGAATTGTATCGCTCTTGTTCGTTTTCCATAGCCTGCATAATTTGCTTTGTGTAATAATCTTTGGCTCTTCTTTGTCTATCATTTGCGCGGTTAAACTCAACCCTAGCACCGCTAAAATCTTGATAAAGCATTCTATCAAGGGCTTTGTAGTAGTTGATAAACACACCCTCATAAATATTGCCTCTATATGCCATTGCATTGTCATTGACAAGCGTTGCACCTGTTTGCGCTAGCCCCGATGAAAGAAGCCCTTCTGATTCGAAATGATTAAAAATCTTTTCGCTTTTATCCAGAATCTCATTGGCTTGTCTCTCGCCGGCTGTATATGCGCTGACGCCAGCTTGAAATGCCCATAGAAAATCTATGTTGTTTTTGCTTTTTTTTGTGGCAAACTCATAAGCTTTATGTGGAGAGTGCTCATAATATGATGTTGAGAATGTATTAAGACTGCTTAAATCAGTCGCACAACCTGTAAAAATCAAGCTACAAAAATACATCATCGCGCCACAAAGTGCGATTCTGGTGCTTGTAATGATTGTAGTGCTTTTGTGTGTGTGGTGCTGACTTTGTTTGATTGCTATGTTTGTTGTTATATCCATCTAGAATCCAAATGCTAAAAATATCAAATTTTAGATTCTACCCTTATTTTTCTTGCAATTTTCTTTATATTTATTATTCAATGTATTGTCTTTGCCATTGTTAAAAAGTTTAAAAAGTGATACAAATTAAACTTGAGATTTTAAGGTTAGCGTTAAGCTTTAGATTATACAATTTCAATTTTAAAAATAATCCTAAAACAAAGAGATTCTTATAATGCAAGATATTCGAAATATAGCTGTTATAGCGCATGTTGATCATGGTAAAACAACTTTAGTTGATGGGCTTTTGCGCCAGTCTGGCACTTTTAGTGAGCGCGAAGAAGTCGCTGAGCGTGTGATGGATAGTAATGATTTAGAGCGTGAGCGCGGGATTACGATTCTATCCAAAAACACTGCCATTCGCTACAAAGGCACAAAAATTAACATCATCGACACGCCCGGGCACGCGGACTTTGGCGGTGAGGTGGAGCGCGTGTTAAAAATGGTAGATGGCGTGCTGTTGCTTGTCGATGCGCAAGAAGGCGTAATGCCACAGACTAAATTTGTCGTCAAAAAGGCTCTAAGCTTTGGAATCCGCCCGATTGTTGTTGTAAATAAAATCGATAAGCCTGCGGCTGAACCTGATAGGGTCGTTGATGAAGTCTTTGATCTTTTTGTTGCAATGGGTGCGAGTGATTTTCAGCTTGATTTTCCTGTGATTTATGCAGCCGCTCGCGATGGCTACGCGATTAAGAATCTCGAAGATGAGAAAAAGGACTTAGAGCCGCTTTTTGAGGCGATTTTAGAATCTGTGCCATTGCCAAGTGGAAGCAGTGAGAATCCTTTGCAAATGCAGATTTTTACACTTGACTATGATAACTATGTCGGCAAAATAGGCATTGCGCGCGTGTTTAATGGCGTGATTAAAAAGGGCGCAAATGTGATGCTAGCAAAGGGCGATGGCGAGAAAGAGAGCGGGCGTATTAGCAAACTCATAGGATTTCTAGGGCTAGCACGCACAGAAATCGAGGAGGCAGAGGCGGGCGATATTGTCGCGATTGCGGGCTTTAATGCCATTGATGTGGGGGATTCTATCGTTGATCCTGTAAATCCTATGCCACTAGATCCAATGCACTTAGAAGAGCCCACGATGAGTGTGTATTTTGCCGTCAATGATAGCCCACTAGCTGGCACTGAAGGCAAGCATGTAACCGCCAATAAGATAAAAGATAGGCTATTAAAAGAAATGCAAACAAATATTGCGATGCGCTGTGAAGAAATGGGCGAGGGTAAGTTTCGCGTAAGTGGGCGTGGCGAGCTGCAAATCACGATTTTGGCTGAAAACTTGCGCCGCGAGGGCTTTGAGTTTAGCATTTCGCGCCCTGAAGTGATTATCAAAGAGATTGATGGCGTCAAATGCGAGCCTTTTGAGCATTTAGTCATTGACACGCCCCAAGATTTTAGCGGGGCGATTATCGAGCGGCTAGGGAGACGCAAGGCGGAGATGAAAGCGATGAATCCAATGGGCGAGGGATATACGCGCTTAGAGTTTGAGATTCCAGCGCGTGGGCTCATAGGATACAGGAGCGAGTTTTTGACAGATACAAAGGGCGAGGGGATAATGAATCATAGCTTCTTAGAATTCCGCGCATATAGCGGAAGTGTAGAGTCGCGCAAAAATGGCGCACTCATCTCTATGGAATCAGGCGAAGCGACAGGATTCTCACTTTTTAATATCCAAGAGCGCGGTGTGCTTTTCATCAACCCACAGACAAAAGTTTATGTGGGAATGGTCATTGGCGAGCATAGCAGGGATAATGATTTAGATGTGAATCCTATAAAAGCAAAACATCTTACAAATATGCGTTCCTCCGGCGCGGACGAAGCAATCAAGCTTGTCCCACCGCGAGATTTGACATTAGAGCGTGCATTAGAATGGATAGAAGAAGATGAGATTCTAGAAGTTACGCCTACCTCTATTCGTATTCGAAAGAAATTTTTAGATCCAAATGAACGCAAACGCGCAGCAAGGAAATAAACACAACATAACCAAGAATCTAGAGTGCATTATCAATAAATAAAAAAGTCATATACAAGGAGTGGAGATGATAACTGTAGTCAAAAGAAGCGGAAGAATCGAGACATTAGATATTACTAAGATTCAAAAATACACTGCAAGTGCAGTGAAGGGCTTACATGGCGTGAATCAAAGCGAGCTAGAGCTTGATGCAAAAATACATTTTAGAGACAAAATCACTTCTGAGGAAATCCAGCAAACACTCATCAAAACAGCAGTTGATAAAATCGACATCGAAGCTCCAAATTGGACTTTTGTCGCGGCTCGTTTGTTTTTGTATGATTTGTATCACAAAGTCAGCAATTTTACAGGTTATAAACATCTCAAAGATTATTTTGAAATTGGCGAAAAATCCGGGAAAATCGTGCGTGGATTAAAAGAAAAATTTGATTTAGAATTGTTAAATTCTAAGATCTGTCCAGATCGAGATTTGCAGTTTAATTATCTTGGTATCAAAACTCTTTATGATCGGTATTTGCTTAAAAATAGCGACAATAAGCCAATTGAGCTTCCGCAGCATATGTTTATGGCGATTGCGATGTTTTTGGCACAAAACGAGCAAGATCCAAATACATGGGCTATACGATTTTATGATTTGCTCTCAAAGTTTGAGGTGGTGTGTGCTACTCCTACATTGGCAAATGCAAGAACGCCTCGTCATCAATTAAGCTCTTGCTATGTAGGTAGCACGCCTGATAATATCGAGGGAATCTTTGATGCGTATAAGGAAATGGCACTTTTGAGTAAATATGGTGGCGGTATAGGTTGGGATTATTCGCAAGTGCGCGGGCTTGGAAGTTTTATTGATGGATATAAAAATGCCGCCGGTGGCGTTGTGCCATTTCTTAAAATCGCAAATGATGTCGCAATCGCAGTCGATCAGCTTGGCACACGCAAAGGCGCGATAGCTACTTATCTTGAAGTGTGGCATACAGATGTCAATGATTTTGTGGATTTGCGTAAAAATTCTGGTGAAGAGAGACGACGCACTCATGATCTCTTTCCTGCGCTTTGGATTTGTGATTTGTTTATGAAAAGAGTTGAAGAAAATGGCTTATGGACGCTGTTTGATCCTTATCAATGCAAAGAGCTTACAGAACTTTATGGCGAAGCATTTGAGAAGCGATATGTGGAATTAGAAAATGATCCAAATATCATCAAAGATCACATCAGTGCTAAGGATTTATGGAAAAAGATTTTGAGTAATTATTTTGAATCCGGTTTGCCATTTTTGTGTTTTAAAGATTCTGCTAATCGCGCTAATCCAAACGCGCACGCGGGCATTATCCGTAGCTCAAATCTTTGCACAGAGATTTTTCAAAACACCGCTCCGAGTCATTCAAGCGTAGAAGTAGAATTTACCGATGGCACAAAAGAGTATTATGAAGAAGAGGAGATGGTTACAACTGATATTGGCATCACCAAAAAAGCCAATAAGCTTACAAGCATTGATATGCTTAATGGAAAGCAAATTTTTATCACAACAAGAATCCACACAGGTGGCTATACTGCAGTGTGTAATCTTGCAAGCGTGAATCTTAGCAAAATCAACACAAAAGAAGATATAGAGCGCGTGATACCCATAGCAGTGCGTATGCTCGATAATGTGATTGATCTTAATTTCTATCCAAATCGCAAAGTCAAAGTAACGAATATGCTTAATCGCGCCATAGGGCTTGGTGTCATGGGTGAGGCACAAATGCTTGCGACACAATCCATAGAATGGGGAAGCGATGAGCATTTGGCAAAAATTGATGAGATTATGGAGATGATAAGCTATAATACGATTTTAGCAAGCTCTGATTTGGCACTTGAGAGAGGAAGTTATCCGCAATTTGAAGGCTCAAATTGGAGCAAGGGGATTTTTCCTATTGATTTAGCAAACAAGACTGCATTAGGTCTTGTCGATAGGGGAGGGCTTTTTGGTCAGGTTTATGATTGGGATATATTACGCAAAAGAGTTAGAGAAAATAAAATACGCAATGGCTATTTAATGGCTATTGCCCCAACAAGTTCGATTAGTATTTTGGCGGGCACAACGCAGACAATCGAGCCTGTGTATAAGCGCAAATGGTTTGAGGAGAATCTAAGCGGGCTTATTCCTGTGGTGGTGCCAGAGCTTGATGCACAAACTTGGAATTTTTATACTTCAGCTTATAATTTGGATCAAACTGCTATTATCAAAGTGGCTGCTGTGCGCCAAAAATGGATCGATCAAGGGCAAAGCACAAATATTTTTATGAGGATTGATAAAGTGAGTGGAAAACTGCTTAATGACATCTATATGCTCGCATGGAAGCTAGGACTCAAATCCACATATTATTTGCGAAGTGAGAGCCCAAGTGTAGATGAAGAATCAAGCGTAATGAATAGATCGGTAGAATGCTATAACTGCCAATAGGAGAGCGGAATGGATTTTGTAAGCATTGTTATGGGAAGTAAAAGTGATTTTGAGGTGATGAGCGAGTGTGTTGAGGTGCTTAAAAAATTTGATGTGCCTTATGAAGTGCTGATTAGCTCTGCTCATCGAAGCCCTGATCGGACAAAAGAATACATCAAGGACGCAAGCATAAGAGGCGCGCAAGTATTTATCGGTGCAGCTGGAATGGCAGCGCATTTGGCTGGCGCAATCGTATCGCAAACAACAAAGCCTGTGATTGGCGTTCCATTAATGAGTGGTGCGCTCGATGGGCTTGATGCGCTTTTATCCACGGTCCAAATGCCATCAGGAATGCCTGTGGCAACGGTAAGTATAGGAAAAGCGGGTGCTATTAATGCTGCGTATTTGGCTATGCAGATTCTGAGTTTGAATAATGAAGAATTGGCTGGGAAATTGCTTGAAGATCGAGTGATGAAAGCAAAAAAAGTCGAATTAGATTCTCAAGAAATTGAGGTGCGAGTAAAATAATGGAAAACAAAAATAGTGCGTGGGTTGCATTTGATGAGTTTCTTAAGATCTCTGGGCTTGAGGAGCAGAGAGTCAATGAAATGATTGCAAATGGAAGTATAAAAAGCAAAGAAGAAAATGGCGAAATTTATATTGAAGCTGAAAGTAGCACAAATGCGCTCATTAGCAGAGTCCAAACTGGGCTTACTTCTGCTGAAGCCAATGGGCAGGTTTATGATCCTGTATTCGTTGAGCGCACGATTCATACGATTATGGGGCTTCATGAAAAAGTCGTTATGGCAAAAGATGAGACAATCGCGGCATTTAAAAACGAAAATGGATTCTTAAAAGAAGCGTTAATATCAATGCAAGAAGTGTATGATGATGATAAAAAAACAATCGATACAATGCGCGAAGAGCTTAAACACGCCCGCGAAGAGCTTGAATTTATGAAGCGAAAGTATCGTTTGATGTGGGGACGTGTTTCTGATTTGGGAGGCAGTAATACAGGTGGAAATAATACCGGAGGAAGTGGCACAGGTGGTAGCCAAACATAATACACAATAATAGTTCAAGCATCAGAGCTCACAAATGAATCTCACACAACATTGTCTTACATGTTTGCATAATCAAGCGTGCAAGACTCTAGCACTTTTTGATATGGAATGCAAAGTTGATTTTATTCCTACCTCTACTACTACTCTTGCTTGCCCGCCTCCAAAGCTTGCTATTGAAATCTATAAACAAATCACACAGAGAATCCATAATCAAGATCCATACGCCAAAATCAAAAAACAAAGCATTATCACAGCGCGCCAGATTCTATCAAGCATTCCTTTTGTGAATGATTTGGAATGGGGCGTAAAAATGGCTGTTTTGGGTAATGTGATTGATTATGGAAGTCAGAAGCCATTTGATATTCACACTTTTGGTGCCAAATCTTGTGAATTTGATATTGATATGATTGATTTTGGGGTGTTTGATTTTGAGACGTTTAAGGAGAGATTAGGGCAGGCTAAAAAGCTTGTATATATTGGAGATAATGCGGGTGAGAATGAGTTTGATGAGGTTTTGATTCGAGTTATCAAGCACTTTTATCCACATCTCACAATCACATATTTTACACGCGGAAAACCAATTATCAATGACATCACACTTGATGATTTAGCGCAAACAGATTCTAAGCTATTTACGATATGTGAGGTATTAGATTCTGGAGTAGAATCTCCGGGGTTTTTGTATGATCTTGCAAATACGCAGGCTAGAAAAAGCTATGATGAGGCGGATTTGATTTTGGCAAAAGGTATGGGAAATTTTGAGTGTTTAGAAGACAAAAAAGATGAGAGATTGTTTTTGCTCTTTAAGATCAAGTGTCAAGTTGTCGCGGATTTTCTAGGAGAAGCAGAGGGAAAATTTATGTTTTTACACAACTCCCCATAAGGGGAGGCAAGACTTAGAATACAAGTTTTGCAAATGCGATTGCATTGTGGTATTGAATGTTGTTGTCGCCAAATCCATTACCGACATATCCAGCACCCACATCAACAGCCAAACCTTCTCTCATAAAGCCTAATTGATAATCAAGCACACGCACAGAAGCTACTGCTGAGAATTCATTATAGCCACCGCCTGCATACAATACATCAAATTTTACGCGCTTATGTTCTACACCACCAAATACATACCATGAGTTTGTGTTTGCACCAAAGTAACCCATGCTATGTATAGTGTATCGTCCGTAGAATCGAGAATGATCGGTGATAGTGTAGATTCCAGAATCTTTTCCTACAATATACCAACCAGCACCAAGCTTGAAGATCTCAGAGAATCGTAGTTCCTCATCAATCCAAAAAAGGAAAGTGTTAGTATAATTGTTTTGCCACATAAAGCGCGCTGCTGTGGTTGATTTGAATCCACTTCCACCAAGCATAAGTGCTGCTCTTGCTCCTGCTTGAAGAGTGTTGTTTCCATCACCATAATTAATTCTCCATGCATTTGGTGTGCCTAAGAAATAATGCACAAATGGATCGATTTGCAAGATATCAAAATCTAAATTTGCACCACCAGCGATGAGATCCCAATCTCCAACCCCAAAGTTATTGAAGCTAGAAGGAAATCTTCTGTAAGCTTGAAGCTCGCTTGCTATACGACCCGGCAATACTCCATAAGTTGTGTAGTCATTTGCCCAAGTTACCCAAATGTTAGAATTCTGACCAAGCTTCCAGCTCAAGCCCACACCTTGAATGTAATTATCTATCCAATCAGCTTTCAAGAAATGCCCATCAAAGCGACCAGCATAAAAGTCAAACTGACCATTATAGCGGAAATACAAATCTGATAGATCAATGTATTGATCGCCATAGACGAAATTTTTTGCATAATCTTGAGTGCCCCAAAGCTGTGTTCCTCCCCAGCCACCAACACCAAATCCGACATTTGAAGAGCCAATATCTACGCCCAAATGCCCTGTGAGACCACCATAATTTATATTATCTCCAGCGATTTTAACATCACCAAAGCCCTGATTATAAAGGACACCTAAATGTCCAAAAAGCTGCACATCAGCATTTGATGCAGTTGTGATTGTCGAAGCTAAAATAACGCTTCCTAAAAGTTTTGTTTTCATAAGTATCCTTTTTGTGGAAGTAGAGACTAAGCTCATACTTGAATTATATCGGCAAAGAGTAATAAAAATTTATACCAAAAAGTTAATACAAAAAATCATAGGTAAAAATCATAAGGAATTTGCGCTAGATTCTCGTATCAGAGGATTAATGAGAATCTAAAATGAAGTCTCAATTAAATTAATATGAGAATTTAACAAACGCATTAAGTGCATTGCCTGTGAGTAATTTTGCATCGACATACGCATAGCCCACACCTACATCAAGCTTCATATTGTCTTGCTTCCAGATACCAAATGTAGAGACAATAGAATATTCCGCATAGCTTCCAAAACTCACCATTCCATCGACGCGGATTCTGTTATTCATACTAAAGCCACCAAAGACATATCCACTCAAAGAGCCA
Coding sequences within it:
- a CDS encoding WlaTC/HtrL family glycosyltransferase; the protein is MSQNKSFTPPPTIITAFYKLDLATQSTKSYKAKRTTQTYLEYFSFLSKLQNNFIIYTNEDIGLEIYAMRSLCGLESKMIIIHKDLESFDTNALDSIRKVFKEYNQAADRFDPEHPPHTSPEYNYLMYCKSFFVCDALDNPLTKPY
- a CDS encoding diacylglycerol kinase, which translates into the protein MNKTHNTNNLRNDKKGKKGLARLWNAFFYSKDGLIAAFRDEAGFRQVCLIALCCFVGGFYFGQDFSQKILLALPGFLCVIVELFNTAIENAIDHTSLESHPLAKKAKDMGSAAQMLSIIFVGIVWGVFILMQIW
- the typA gene encoding translational GTPase TypA; the protein is MQDIRNIAVIAHVDHGKTTLVDGLLRQSGTFSEREEVAERVMDSNDLERERGITILSKNTAIRYKGTKINIIDTPGHADFGGEVERVLKMVDGVLLLVDAQEGVMPQTKFVVKKALSFGIRPIVVVNKIDKPAAEPDRVVDEVFDLFVAMGASDFQLDFPVIYAAARDGYAIKNLEDEKKDLEPLFEAILESVPLPSGSSENPLQMQIFTLDYDNYVGKIGIARVFNGVIKKGANVMLAKGDGEKESGRISKLIGFLGLARTEIEEAEAGDIVAIAGFNAIDVGDSIVDPVNPMPLDPMHLEEPTMSVYFAVNDSPLAGTEGKHVTANKIKDRLLKEMQTNIAMRCEEMGEGKFRVSGRGELQITILAENLRREGFEFSISRPEVIIKEIDGVKCEPFEHLVIDTPQDFSGAIIERLGRRKAEMKAMNPMGEGYTRLEFEIPARGLIGYRSEFLTDTKGEGIMNHSFLEFRAYSGSVESRKNGALISMESGEATGFSLFNIQERGVLFINPQTKVYVGMVIGEHSRDNDLDVNPIKAKHLTNMRSSGADEAIKLVPPRDLTLERALEWIEEDEILEVTPTSIRIRKKFLDPNERKRAARK
- a CDS encoding ribonucleoside-diphosphate reductase subunit alpha, with translation MITVVKRSGRIETLDITKIQKYTASAVKGLHGVNQSELELDAKIHFRDKITSEEIQQTLIKTAVDKIDIEAPNWTFVAARLFLYDLYHKVSNFTGYKHLKDYFEIGEKSGKIVRGLKEKFDLELLNSKICPDRDLQFNYLGIKTLYDRYLLKNSDNKPIELPQHMFMAIAMFLAQNEQDPNTWAIRFYDLLSKFEVVCATPTLANARTPRHQLSSCYVGSTPDNIEGIFDAYKEMALLSKYGGGIGWDYSQVRGLGSFIDGYKNAAGGVVPFLKIANDVAIAVDQLGTRKGAIATYLEVWHTDVNDFVDLRKNSGEERRRTHDLFPALWICDLFMKRVEENGLWTLFDPYQCKELTELYGEAFEKRYVELENDPNIIKDHISAKDLWKKILSNYFESGLPFLCFKDSANRANPNAHAGIIRSSNLCTEIFQNTAPSHSSVEVEFTDGTKEYYEEEEMVTTDIGITKKANKLTSIDMLNGKQIFITTRIHTGGYTAVCNLASVNLSKINTKEDIERVIPIAVRMLDNVIDLNFYPNRKVKVTNMLNRAIGLGVMGEAQMLATQSIEWGSDEHLAKIDEIMEMISYNTILASSDLALERGSYPQFEGSNWSKGIFPIDLANKTALGLVDRGGLFGQVYDWDILRKRVRENKIRNGYLMAIAPTSSISILAGTTQTIEPVYKRKWFEENLSGLIPVVVPELDAQTWNFYTSAYNLDQTAIIKVAAVRQKWIDQGQSTNIFMRIDKVSGKLLNDIYMLAWKLGLKSTYYLRSESPSVDEESSVMNRSVECYNCQ
- the purE gene encoding 5-(carboxyamino)imidazole ribonucleotide mutase; translation: MDFVSIVMGSKSDFEVMSECVEVLKKFDVPYEVLISSAHRSPDRTKEYIKDASIRGAQVFIGAAGMAAHLAGAIVSQTTKPVIGVPLMSGALDGLDALLSTVQMPSGMPVATVSIGKAGAINAAYLAMQILSLNNEELAGKLLEDRVMKAKKVELDSQEIEVRVK
- a CDS encoding DUF3972 domain-containing protein, which encodes MENKNSAWVAFDEFLKISGLEEQRVNEMIANGSIKSKEENGEIYIEAESSTNALISRVQTGLTSAEANGQVYDPVFVERTIHTIMGLHEKVVMAKDETIAAFKNENGFLKEALISMQEVYDDDKKTIDTMREELKHAREELEFMKRKYRLMWGRVSDLGGSNTGGNNTGGSGTGGSQT
- a CDS encoding damage-control phosphatase ARMT1 family protein, producing the protein MNLTQHCLTCLHNQACKTLALFDMECKVDFIPTSTTTLACPPPKLAIEIYKQITQRIHNQDPYAKIKKQSIITARQILSSIPFVNDLEWGVKMAVLGNVIDYGSQKPFDIHTFGAKSCEFDIDMIDFGVFDFETFKERLGQAKKLVYIGDNAGENEFDEVLIRVIKHFYPHLTITYFTRGKPIINDITLDDLAQTDSKLFTICEVLDSGVESPGFLYDLANTQARKSYDEADLILAKGMGNFECLEDKKDERLFLLFKIKCQVVADFLGEAEGKFMFLHNSP